In Pirellulales bacterium, the following are encoded in one genomic region:
- a CDS encoding SpoVG family protein: MQVTEVRIKLMDEPGERLKAFCSITFDNCFVVRDLKIIEGSSGPFVAMPSRKLTAHCPSCHAKNHLRAPYCSQCGRQLSLEHMPTDADGRAKLYADIAHPINSACREMIQEHVIREYETELIRAKEPGYVSRYDDFDIDYGEARRPPREADRSAEKRTDAAHDRRGPHAPRGGGPAETPVSRPAPAPAPHLSQGFGNINEGFGAGIFPDDRS; this comes from the coding sequence GTGCAAGTCACCGAAGTTCGCATCAAACTGATGGATGAACCCGGGGAGCGTCTCAAGGCGTTTTGCTCGATCACGTTCGACAACTGCTTTGTGGTCCGCGATCTGAAGATCATCGAGGGCTCGAGCGGACCCTTCGTCGCCATGCCGAGCCGCAAACTGACGGCACACTGCCCCAGTTGTCACGCGAAGAATCATCTCCGCGCCCCGTACTGCAGCCAGTGCGGACGGCAGTTGTCGCTCGAACACATGCCGACCGACGCCGACGGCCGCGCAAAGCTCTACGCCGACATCGCCCACCCGATCAATTCGGCATGTCGCGAGATGATCCAGGAACATGTCATTCGCGAGTACGAGACCGAGTTGATCCGGGCGAAAGAGCCGGGCTACGTCTCGCGGTACGACGACTTCGACATCGATTACGGCGAGGCCCGTCGTCCGCCCCGCGAAGCGGACCGGTCGGCGGAGAAACGAACCGACGCAGCCCACGATCGTCGCGGCCCGCACGCCCCGCGTGGCGGTGGCCCGGCTGAAACGCCCGTGTCGCGCCCGGCCCCGGCGCCGGCGCCCCATCTCTCGCAGGGCTTCGGCAACATCAACGAAGGCTTCGGCGCAGGAATCTTTCCCGACGACCGGTCCTAA
- the ispE gene encoding 4-(cytidine 5'-diphospho)-2-C-methyl-D-erythritol kinase gives MFARRNGSACSVLAPAKLNLCLDILGRRFDGFHELESVMTPVALYDRLEYSPGSLGTGEPFSFAALPWRRDAPLAPAGDDNLACRAVRRLADAAGIEPQGRFLLRKSIPMAAGLGGGSSDAAAALVLANAAWGLGYDRPRLAGLAAELGSDVPFFLAGGPACCRGRGEIVEPLAALPRLPVVIVKPPQGVSTPAAYAALGLARGSAPEHADRRSGSSADRLAAAWRAGAWSRFRTLVVNRLQAAAEGLCTAVAAIAAAAARLDVLAHAMTGSGSAYFAICRSANHAHRIAACFRGQRLGTVYATATCP, from the coding sequence ATGTTCGCCCGCAGGAACGGTTCAGCATGCAGCGTCTTGGCGCCAGCCAAGCTGAACCTCTGCCTCGACATTCTCGGCCGTCGGTTCGATGGGTTCCATGAACTGGAATCCGTCATGACGCCGGTCGCCCTCTACGATCGGCTCGAATACTCCCCGGGATCCCTCGGAACCGGCGAACCGTTCTCGTTCGCCGCCCTCCCCTGGCGGCGCGACGCCCCGCTCGCTCCGGCAGGGGACGATAATCTCGCCTGCCGAGCCGTGCGACGGCTCGCCGATGCCGCGGGGATCGAGCCGCAGGGCCGCTTCCTCCTGCGAAAGTCGATCCCCATGGCTGCGGGTCTCGGAGGGGGCAGCAGCGACGCCGCTGCCGCCCTTGTGCTGGCCAACGCCGCCTGGGGGCTTGGCTACGACCGACCGCGGCTGGCAGGACTGGCGGCTGAACTGGGAAGCGACGTCCCGTTCTTTCTCGCCGGCGGGCCTGCCTGCTGCCGGGGTCGCGGCGAGATCGTCGAACCGCTCGCGGCGCTCCCCCGCTTGCCGGTTGTTATCGTCAAACCTCCGCAAGGGGTCTCGACCCCGGCCGCGTACGCCGCCCTCGGCCTGGCGCGCGGCAGCGCCCCGGAACACGCCGACCGCCGTTCCGGCTCCTCCGCCGACCGTTTGGCCGCTGCTTGGCGCGCCGGCGCTTGGTCGCGATTCCGTACGCTCGTCGTCAATCGGTTGCAAGCGGCGGCCGAGGGGCTCTGTACCGCCGTCGCCGCGATCGCCGCTGCGGCGGCCCGACTCGACGTCCTCGCCCATGCCATGACCGGCAGTGGGTCCGCATACTTCGCCATCTGCCGCTCGGCAAACCACGCGCACCGGATCGCGGCATGTTTCCGCGGTCAGCGCCTCGGGACGGTTTACGCAACAGCGACGTGCCCCTAG
- the tmk gene encoding dTMP kinase, giving the protein MFFSFDGIDGVGKSTQLRRFCEWLAGRGVEPVVCRDPGSTPVGERIREILLASGDDEPIAPRTEMLLYMAARAQLVAEVIAPAQAAGRVVVCDRFLLANIVYQGHAGGVDVEQIRSIGGIATAGTTPDCTFLLDMDPAAAHARLDRSLDRMERRGEEFRERLRAGFLAEARRMGPAVHVIDAARSADEVQREVIAVATSLLDAGKQQAAANRTPPG; this is encoded by the coding sequence GTGTTCTTCTCCTTCGATGGCATCGACGGCGTCGGCAAGTCGACCCAGTTGCGGCGGTTCTGCGAGTGGCTCGCCGGCCGCGGGGTCGAACCGGTCGTCTGCCGCGACCCGGGCAGCACGCCCGTGGGGGAGAGAATCCGCGAGATCTTGCTCGCCAGCGGCGACGACGAGCCGATCGCCCCTCGGACCGAAATGCTCCTCTACATGGCCGCGCGGGCCCAGTTGGTGGCCGAGGTCATTGCGCCGGCCCAAGCCGCAGGGCGGGTCGTCGTGTGCGATCGATTCCTGCTCGCCAATATCGTCTATCAAGGCCACGCCGGGGGAGTGGATGTGGAGCAAATCCGCTCGATCGGAGGGATCGCCACCGCCGGAACGACCCCCGATTGCACCTTCCTGCTCGACATGGACCCCGCGGCGGCGCACGCCCGCTTGGACCGTTCGCTCGATCGTATGGAGCGGCGCGGCGAAGAATTCCGCGAGCGTCTCCGGGCCGGTTTTCTCGCCGAGGCCCGGCGAATGGGCCCTGCGGTTCATGTCATTGACGCCGCCCGCTCGGCCGACGAGGTCCAGCGCGAGGTGATCGCCGTCGCTACGTCGCTGCTCGACGCGGGCAAGCAGCAGGCCGCCGCCAACCGCACGCCTCCCGGCTGA
- a CDS encoding MMPL family transporter — MDFFHLGSFVARRRWLVIGAWLAMVAALRLAAPPWSQVANDGDLDQLPPSTTTARAAALSAEAFPEDASRSQLVLVFARPDGEMTPEDRQFLHVAARQVAAIPNLPLVDQPWTVSTPVVGPMLKSPAGNAQRVVVRLTNDLMAVDNMRVLKATTQALEEIDDQRPAGLVVGVSGSAAIGGDMLAAAAQSLRNTDRATVAMVVGALLLIYRSLPLAAAPLTAIAVAVVASLDLLALAAAWSQSRPGWPEVRVFTTTRIFVVVLLFGAGTDYCLFLISRFRELRAAGREQVAAAAEALGHVGLALSASALTTVVGLAMMAFAEFGKFAYSGPAIAASLLVALAVCVTLAPALLATRLGAAVGANRGSDRRQSWQRRFWQRIADPVLRRPVRVLAASALVAAPLAAIGWNVRVTYDIFGELSSDSVSRRGTELLQQHFLPGEVGPLVVVAKRPEADLAGVDGRIKVASLAKTLEDLPGVERVRSIYRPAGERAGEVSVFSSQGLAALAVAGSPLAEATFVSQTGDAAGRVTRLFVVLAHGPFSTDAVALVGTIERALAALAADPGSDWHEAQFELSGPSSGIRDLERVTLSDRTRIQWLVAGAVFAVLLALLRRPLACLYLISTVVLSYFVTLGIVQIVLGAWYGAAHPGLDWKVPVFLFVILTAVGQDYNIYLVTRVFEEQRAHGPLEGLRRAFVETGGIITSCGVIMAGTFASMLTGTLRGMAEMGLALSLGIMLDTFVVRTVLVPAFLALLDRRGNRG; from the coding sequence ATGGATTTCTTTCACCTCGGATCGTTCGTCGCTCGCCGCCGTTGGCTGGTGATCGGCGCCTGGCTGGCGATGGTGGCGGCGCTTCGGCTCGCGGCGCCCCCTTGGAGCCAAGTCGCCAACGACGGCGATCTCGATCAGCTCCCCCCCTCGACGACCACTGCCCGGGCGGCGGCGCTCTCAGCCGAGGCGTTCCCCGAAGACGCCTCGCGAAGCCAACTGGTGCTTGTGTTCGCCCGTCCCGATGGCGAGATGACCCCCGAGGATCGCCAGTTTCTGCATGTCGCCGCTCGTCAGGTGGCGGCCATCCCGAACTTGCCGCTGGTCGATCAGCCGTGGACCGTGTCGACCCCGGTCGTCGGGCCAATGCTCAAGAGCCCCGCCGGAAACGCCCAGCGCGTCGTCGTCCGCCTGACCAACGACCTGATGGCGGTCGACAACATGCGGGTGCTCAAGGCGACGACCCAAGCCCTGGAGGAGATCGACGACCAGCGCCCCGCGGGGCTGGTCGTCGGCGTCTCGGGGTCAGCCGCGATCGGCGGAGACATGCTTGCCGCAGCGGCGCAGAGCCTCCGCAATACCGACCGGGCCACCGTGGCGATGGTCGTCGGAGCGCTGCTGCTGATCTACCGCTCGCTGCCGCTGGCCGCGGCGCCGCTGACGGCGATCGCCGTCGCGGTCGTCGCGTCGCTCGATCTCTTGGCCCTCGCGGCCGCGTGGTCGCAGAGTCGCCCCGGCTGGCCCGAGGTGCGGGTCTTCACGACGACGCGGATCTTCGTCGTCGTGCTGCTGTTCGGCGCCGGTACCGATTACTGCCTGTTTTTGATTTCGCGATTCCGCGAACTGCGCGCCGCCGGACGCGAGCAAGTCGCCGCGGCGGCCGAGGCGCTCGGCCACGTCGGATTAGCCCTCTCCGCCAGCGCGCTGACCACCGTCGTCGGGCTGGCGATGATGGCCTTTGCCGAATTCGGCAAATTCGCCTACAGCGGTCCCGCCATCGCCGCGAGCCTGCTGGTCGCGCTGGCCGTATGCGTCACGCTCGCCCCGGCGCTGCTCGCCACCCGGCTCGGGGCCGCGGTCGGGGCCAATCGCGGCAGCGACCGCCGGCAGAGTTGGCAGCGGCGATTCTGGCAGCGGATCGCCGACCCCGTGCTTCGTCGACCGGTCCGCGTGCTGGCGGCCAGCGCCCTCGTCGCGGCGCCGCTCGCGGCGATCGGCTGGAACGTCCGGGTCACGTACGACATCTTCGGCGAGCTCTCGTCCGACAGCGTCAGCCGGCGCGGCACCGAACTGTTGCAGCAGCACTTTTTGCCGGGGGAGGTCGGTCCCCTGGTCGTCGTGGCCAAGCGTCCCGAGGCCGATTTGGCGGGGGTCGACGGCCGAATTAAGGTGGCGAGTCTCGCCAAGACGCTGGAGGATCTCCCCGGCGTCGAGCGCGTACGCAGCATCTACCGCCCCGCCGGGGAGCGCGCCGGCGAGGTGAGCGTCTTTTCGAGCCAGGGGCTCGCCGCGCTCGCGGTGGCAGGCAGCCCCTTGGCCGAGGCGACGTTCGTGTCGCAAACCGGCGACGCGGCAGGGCGCGTCACGCGGCTGTTCGTCGTGCTCGCCCATGGGCCCTTCTCGACCGATGCTGTGGCCCTGGTCGGGACGATCGAACGCGCCTTGGCCGCATTGGCCGCGGACCCCGGTTCCGACTGGCACGAGGCCCAGTTCGAGTTGTCGGGCCCCAGCTCCGGGATCCGCGATCTCGAGCGCGTGACGCTCAGCGATCGCACCCGGATCCAATGGCTCGTGGCCGGGGCGGTGTTCGCCGTGCTCTTGGCCCTGTTGCGCCGCCCGCTTGCGTGCCTATACCTCATCAGCACCGTGGTGCTCAGCTATTTCGTCACGCTGGGGATCGTGCAGATCGTGCTGGGGGCATGGTACGGCGCGGCCCACCCGGGGCTCGATTGGAAGGTCCCCGTGTTCCTGTTCGTCATCCTCACTGCCGTGGGGCAGGACTACAACATCTACCTCGTCACCCGGGTGTTCGAGGAGCAACGCGCCCACGGTCCCCTCGAAGGCCTCCGCCGGGCGTTCGTCGAGACCGGGGGAATCATCACCAGTTGCGGCGTCATCATGGCCGGGACGTTCGCGTCGATGCTCACCGGCACGCTGCGCGGCATGGCGGAGATGGGGCTCGCCCTGTCGCTGGGGATCATGCTCGACACGTTCGTGGTGCGAACCGTGCTCGTACCGGCGTTTCTGGCGCTGTTGGATCGCCGTGGAAACCGCGGCTGA
- a CDS encoding polysaccharide biosynthesis tyrosine autokinase: MATSHTDLSHPDALTPSPGRAGAMTTAEQSFPLPAGYGMTPSPANDLLYGGFNQTWLVNGLRRRWLTALLLGSLVATLVAIALWFLFPASSRTTAYLMMQFGDSNNPFEKQVRLNSEQLKQEQFAQLTLVKSSLVLQQAFAPKSMTELAAVQQNQPDPVQWMLEELKVSFPNSGNVMEVRYDGSEDAKEMETVVQAIVDAYYEEVVIKERIERLRSYDDLAQVQRDLQKRLSDKMTQLKRKIDVAQGGDSSTAEIEQMQLMRTIDFVRAELARVDKELLNNEVMKEIAVREANSQAAVEAAVSETMDRDPMIVDYRKQLFEIDRNIMARQAQEKRKNSPAVQQLQQSREQIAMMEQQYRAKAERELREKYARMPNIGFQSAMVQYKAVVERLSVQKQELEEKLRTSEETLMTLGSRDPAIEILKNEIANDQEVVKELEFRLQQLNIEQRAREAAAGDANRHEKVRIMQRAMAQPNINTYERIAIVAVGALAGLALTCYGVALTDFRKRRLNGPSDVDEGLGIRVLGVLPATTARKSLAGGNLVSAQVAESVDSVRATLMHASTKMRRQIILVTSPETMEGATTVAANLALSLARAGRRTLLVDSDLRAPSLHALFGLPLDGGFSEVLRSEIDLSDAVRPTQTESLYLLTAGVVDSQAVHNLATDQLEPIVDQLRTQFDFIIIDGPPILQVADGLALGRLVDSAILTVLRDHSELPKIHKAAELLDNLGIRLLGAVINGVPVRADRRLIRMQQANVKKALPPKAAKPAKDKGKSAKIAEAPAPAASTVVDAVPEDLGATSDSLDLNLDEFDIDLDDK; the protein is encoded by the coding sequence ATGGCAACATCCCACACCGACCTGTCGCACCCCGACGCATTGACGCCTTCTCCCGGTCGTGCGGGCGCGATGACGACCGCCGAGCAGTCGTTTCCCCTGCCGGCCGGTTATGGCATGACGCCTTCGCCGGCCAACGATCTCTTGTACGGCGGGTTCAATCAGACGTGGCTCGTCAACGGGTTGCGACGCCGCTGGTTGACGGCCCTGCTGTTGGGCTCTCTGGTCGCGACTCTGGTCGCCATCGCCCTCTGGTTTCTCTTCCCGGCTTCGTCTCGAACGACGGCCTATCTGATGATGCAGTTCGGGGATTCGAACAATCCGTTCGAGAAGCAAGTCCGCCTGAACTCCGAGCAGCTCAAGCAGGAACAATTCGCCCAGCTCACGCTGGTCAAGAGCTCGCTCGTCCTGCAACAGGCCTTCGCTCCGAAGTCGATGACCGAGCTTGCGGCCGTTCAACAGAACCAACCTGATCCCGTGCAGTGGATGCTTGAGGAGCTCAAGGTCAGCTTCCCGAACTCCGGCAACGTGATGGAGGTGCGATACGACGGTTCCGAAGACGCCAAGGAAATGGAAACCGTCGTCCAGGCGATCGTCGACGCCTACTACGAAGAAGTCGTCATCAAGGAACGCATCGAGCGACTCCGCTCCTACGACGACCTCGCCCAGGTCCAGCGCGACCTGCAGAAACGACTGAGCGACAAAATGACCCAACTGAAGCGCAAAATCGACGTCGCTCAAGGCGGGGATTCAAGCACGGCCGAGATCGAACAAATGCAATTGATGCGCACGATCGACTTTGTTCGCGCCGAATTGGCCAGAGTCGACAAAGAGCTGCTCAACAACGAGGTCATGAAAGAGATCGCCGTTCGCGAAGCGAACAGCCAAGCGGCCGTCGAGGCGGCCGTCAGCGAAACGATGGATCGAGACCCGATGATCGTCGACTATCGCAAACAGTTGTTCGAAATCGATCGCAATATCATGGCGCGACAAGCGCAAGAAAAGCGCAAGAATTCGCCCGCAGTTCAGCAACTGCAGCAGTCCCGCGAACAGATCGCCATGATGGAACAGCAGTATCGGGCGAAAGCCGAGCGCGAGCTGCGAGAAAAATACGCCCGCATGCCGAACATCGGCTTTCAATCGGCCATGGTCCAGTACAAAGCGGTCGTCGAGCGTCTCAGCGTGCAGAAGCAGGAACTCGAGGAGAAGCTGCGGACCTCCGAGGAAACGCTCATGACGCTCGGCTCCCGCGACCCGGCGATCGAGATTCTGAAGAACGAGATTGCCAACGACCAGGAAGTCGTCAAGGAACTGGAGTTCCGCCTTCAGCAGCTCAACATCGAGCAGAGAGCTCGCGAAGCGGCCGCCGGCGACGCGAATCGGCACGAAAAAGTGCGCATCATGCAGAGAGCCATGGCCCAGCCGAACATCAACACCTATGAACGGATTGCGATCGTCGCCGTCGGCGCCCTCGCCGGGTTGGCCCTCACCTGCTACGGGGTCGCGTTGACCGATTTCCGCAAGCGACGACTCAACGGTCCCTCCGACGTCGACGAAGGTCTGGGGATTCGCGTCTTGGGCGTGCTCCCCGCGACCACGGCCCGCAAGTCGCTGGCTGGCGGCAACCTCGTCTCGGCCCAAGTGGCCGAGTCAGTCGACAGCGTGCGGGCGACCTTGATGCACGCCTCGACGAAAATGCGTCGGCAAATCATACTGGTGACCAGCCCCGAGACGATGGAAGGCGCCACGACTGTGGCCGCCAACTTGGCTCTCAGCTTGGCCCGGGCCGGTCGTCGTACCCTGCTGGTCGACAGCGACCTGCGGGCGCCTTCGCTCCACGCCTTGTTCGGTTTGCCGCTCGACGGCGGCTTCAGCGAGGTGCTCCGCTCGGAGATCGATCTCTCCGATGCGGTGCGTCCTACGCAGACCGAGAGCCTGTACCTGCTCACCGCCGGCGTGGTCGATTCGCAGGCCGTCCACAATCTGGCGACCGATCAGTTGGAGCCGATCGTCGACCAACTGCGGACGCAGTTCGACTTCATCATCATCGACGGTCCTCCGATCCTGCAGGTCGCCGACGGCCTGGCGCTCGGACGGCTCGTCGACAGCGCCATCCTCACGGTCCTCCGCGATCACAGCGAGCTGCCGAAGATCCACAAGGCGGCCGAACTGCTCGACAACCTCGGCATCCGATTGCTCGGCGCCGTAATCAACGGAGTGCCGGTGCGTGCCGACCGGCGGTTGATTCGCATGCAGCAGGCCAACGTCAAGAAGGCCCTGCCGCCCAAGGCCGCCAAGCCCGCCAAGGACAAGGGCAAGTCGGCCAAGATCGCCGAGGCGCCGGCGCCCGCCGCGTCAACCGTCGTCGACGCTGTGCCGGAGGATCTTGGCGCGACGTCCGATTCGCTCGATCTGAATCTCGACGAATTCGACATCGATCTCGACGACAAGTAG
- a CDS encoding exosortase/archaeosortase family protein, whose amino-acid sequence MSFGAGRNAADLDWSDDIPLDEQEARLGWYAFGGLVALTVICYGNMLKFASSYWSNDLYSHGWIVPLIACYLFWERRRPLAETEPSQRWIGLAVVAVSLGVRLLASWDNVNFFDRLSFISVLLGICLMVGGTSLLKWAGPACGFLVFMFPLPYQVENTFLIKLLSWASWASTVILQTLGVGAVKIGQSIKIDSLEQPLIVAEACSGLRMLTVFGAMCVAMALLVDRPWWDRLAILVSAIPIALASNIIRIVATGLLYIAFPSAQQEGTLHTVIHDGAGYAMMVIGMGLLALELAILSRLTIPMEADDHFAAGAATA is encoded by the coding sequence ATGAGCTTTGGCGCTGGCCGCAATGCGGCGGATTTGGACTGGTCCGACGACATTCCCCTTGATGAGCAAGAAGCCCGCCTCGGCTGGTACGCGTTCGGCGGTCTCGTTGCGCTGACGGTGATCTGCTACGGGAACATGCTGAAGTTCGCTTCGTCCTACTGGTCGAACGACCTCTATTCCCACGGCTGGATCGTCCCGCTGATCGCCTGCTATCTGTTCTGGGAGCGGCGACGCCCGCTCGCGGAAACCGAACCGTCCCAGCGGTGGATCGGGCTGGCCGTGGTCGCGGTCTCGCTCGGAGTGCGCCTCTTGGCCTCCTGGGACAACGTGAACTTCTTCGATCGGCTCTCCTTCATTAGCGTTCTCTTGGGCATCTGCCTCATGGTGGGGGGAACCTCGCTGCTGAAGTGGGCCGGGCCGGCGTGCGGCTTCCTGGTCTTCATGTTTCCCCTGCCCTACCAGGTCGAGAACACCTTTCTTATCAAATTGCTCAGCTGGGCAAGCTGGGCAAGCACCGTCATTCTCCAGACCTTGGGCGTCGGCGCCGTCAAGATCGGCCAAAGCATCAAAATCGACTCGCTGGAGCAGCCCCTCATCGTCGCCGAGGCGTGCAGCGGCCTGCGGATGCTCACCGTGTTCGGCGCCATGTGCGTCGCCATGGCCCTGCTCGTCGATCGCCCCTGGTGGGACCGTCTGGCGATTCTCGTCAGCGCCATCCCCATCGCGCTTGCCAGCAATATCATCCGAATCGTGGCGACCGGACTGCTTTACATCGCGTTCCCCTCCGCCCAGCAGGAAGGGACTCTGCATACTGTCATTCACGATGGCGCCGGTTACGCGATGATGGTCATCGGCATGGGGCTGCTTGCCTTGGAACTGGCAATCCTGTCGCGGTTGACGATCCCGATGGAGGCGGACGACCACTTCGCCGCCGGAGCCGCCACCGCCTGA
- a CDS encoding polysaccharide biosynthesis/export family protein yields the protein MKANTTIHRGLTLAMLAILASSTGCTAYMAQRSPVPADVPQPPASSPVPRELEMVTLPRYVIEPPDILLVEGVKLVPKSPHRIETFDVLLVRVIGAFPEQPIDDAYSVDADGTVNLGPTYGRVKVIDLTIEESEDEIRKQLSKILSDVDVSVSLISSAGAQAITGQHLVAMDGRVNLGTYGSVYVAGMTIEQCRAAIEEKLSEKLEDPEIFVDVLAYNSKVYYVITQGAGLGDNVVRFPITGNDKVIDAVANLGGISQVSSKKMWIARPAPNGVGCEQILPIEWDKISQGAVTATNYQLMPSDRLYIAEDRITSFNTIVGKILNPFERIVGFVSLSTSMGNRIVRFGQPNTF from the coding sequence ATGAAGGCGAACACAACGATCCACCGCGGCCTGACTCTGGCGATGTTGGCGATTCTCGCCTCGTCGACCGGCTGCACGGCGTACATGGCGCAACGCTCGCCTGTGCCCGCCGACGTGCCGCAGCCCCCCGCCTCGAGCCCCGTGCCGCGGGAACTCGAAATGGTGACGCTGCCGCGGTATGTCATCGAGCCCCCAGATATTCTGCTGGTCGAAGGGGTGAAGCTGGTTCCCAAGAGCCCGCACCGCATCGAGACGTTCGACGTCTTGCTCGTCCGCGTCATCGGCGCGTTTCCCGAACAACCGATCGACGACGCCTACTCCGTCGACGCCGACGGTACGGTGAATCTCGGTCCGACTTACGGCCGGGTGAAGGTCATCGATCTGACGATCGAAGAATCGGAAGACGAAATCCGCAAACAGCTCTCGAAGATTCTCAGCGACGTCGACGTCTCGGTCTCGCTGATCTCGTCCGCCGGGGCGCAGGCGATCACCGGACAGCACTTGGTGGCGATGGACGGTCGGGTGAATCTCGGGACGTACGGCTCGGTCTACGTCGCCGGCATGACGATCGAACAATGTCGCGCAGCGATCGAGGAGAAGCTGAGCGAGAAACTGGAAGATCCTGAAATCTTCGTCGACGTTCTCGCCTACAACAGCAAGGTTTACTACGTCATTACCCAGGGGGCCGGACTCGGCGACAACGTCGTGCGGTTCCCGATTACGGGGAACGACAAGGTGATCGACGCGGTGGCCAACTTGGGAGGCATCTCGCAGGTGTCGTCGAAGAAGATGTGGATCGCCCGCCCCGCGCCCAACGGCGTCGGCTGCGAACAGATTTTGCCCATCGAATGGGACAAGATCTCCCAGGGCGCCGTCACGGCCACGAACTATCAACTGATGCCCAGCGATCGGTTGTATATTGCCGAGGATCGCATCACGAGCTTCAACACCATCGTGGGCAAAATCCTCAATCCGTTTGAACGAATTGTCGGTTTCGTCTCGCTTAGCACCTCGATGGGCAACCGAATTGTCCGCTTCGGCCAACCCAACACGTTCTAG
- a CDS encoding Hsp20/alpha crystallin family protein: protein MSNAIAKNRLREFVPSTWGEFNTMIDQFLGPTGLRGVQPFYVPGSMWEDENAIHVELDVPGVVKENVELTFEKGTLKIVTQRSAPSEERKGLVDQRRYGQTTHTVTLPESVDPDSISAELADGVLHVTVAKRPETLPKRIEIK from the coding sequence ATGTCCAACGCCATTGCCAAGAACCGTTTGCGGGAGTTCGTGCCCAGCACTTGGGGCGAATTCAATACGATGATCGACCAATTTCTCGGCCCCACAGGCCTGCGCGGCGTTCAGCCGTTCTACGTCCCGGGGAGCATGTGGGAGGACGAGAACGCGATTCACGTCGAACTCGACGTGCCGGGCGTCGTCAAGGAGAACGTCGAATTGACGTTTGAGAAAGGGACGCTGAAGATCGTGACGCAGCGCTCCGCGCCGTCCGAAGAGCGCAAAGGGCTGGTCGACCAACGTCGCTACGGCCAGACGACTCACACCGTGACGCTTCCCGAGTCGGTCGACCCGGACAGCATCTCCGCCGAGCTTGCCGACGGCGTGCTTCACGTCACGGTCGCCAAGCGGCCCGAAACGCTGCCGAAGCGGATCGAGATTAAGTAG
- a CDS encoding aminodeoxychorismate/anthranilate synthase component II: MIQIIDNYDSFTYNLVQRLGEIDPHLEIQVDRNDQITVDEILARRPDRVIISPGPCTPNEAGVSLECVRRLAGQMPLLGVCLGHQSIGQAYGGEIVRADRLMHGKTDQIHHNGAGLFAGIVNPFQATRYHSLVIKPETLSAEFDVSAWSDNPATGRREIMAIAHRMLPVFGVQFHPESFLTHAGFDILRAFLAA; this comes from the coding sequence ATGATCCAAATCATCGACAATTACGACTCATTCACTTACAACCTCGTCCAGCGGCTGGGGGAAATCGACCCGCACCTCGAGATTCAGGTCGATCGCAACGACCAAATCACGGTCGACGAGATCCTCGCCCGCCGACCGGACCGAGTCATTATTTCGCCCGGGCCCTGCACTCCCAACGAGGCGGGGGTGTCGCTGGAATGCGTCCGACGGCTTGCCGGTCAGATGCCGCTGCTGGGAGTCTGTCTCGGACACCAGTCGATCGGCCAGGCGTACGGCGGCGAGATCGTCCGGGCCGATCGCTTGATGCACGGCAAGACGGACCAGATTCACCACAACGGCGCCGGATTGTTCGCCGGGATCGTCAATCCGTTTCAAGCGACCCGATACCACAGCCTGGTCATCAAACCCGAGACGCTTTCCGCCGAGTTCGACGTCAGCGCATGGAGCGACAACCCTGCGACCGGGCGTCGCGAAATCATGGCGATCGCCCATCGCATGCTGCCGGTGTTCGGCGTGCAGTTTCATCCGGAAAGTTTCCTCACGCACGCGGGGTTCGACATCTTGCGGGCGTTCTTGGCAGCGTGA